The Armatimonadota bacterium region ACTACCCTGATCCTAGGTGAAAAGCACGAGGTCGTCAAGGTTCTTGTTGACGACCCCGCCCCTACTGGCTGGAATACCCGCCGGAAGCCCGCTTCAGCCTCTATCCGAACTTATGTCTGAATCGTAGTGGCAGGAAGTGGCCGTGACGCCGGGGAAATACCCAAGTCGTCGGTAAACGTTGTCAGGACCAAGGTCAGATAGCGGAGGGTACTGTGCCGCGGCCTACCCGGGCGTCTCCACCCACAATCAAGCAGGTTGCATCCCTGTCCGGGGTTTCCACCAAGACGGTCTCCCGCGTCATCAACGGGGCGCCCTACGTAAGCGATGATACCCGCCGCAGGGTCACTACAGCGATCGAGAGGTTGAACTATCGGCCCAACGCGCTGGCGCGGGGGCTGGTCACGCGAAGATCGCGCACGATCGGCCTCGTCATCGCCGATATCGTCAACCCGTTCTTTCCACCACTGGTTCGGGCGGTCGAAGATGCCACCGCGGCAAGGGGTTACAACGTCGTGCTCTGCGACACGGACGAAGACCCGGCCAGGGAGCGGGCTGTGATCTCGGTGTTGCTGGAAAGGCAGGTTGACGGCCTGATCCTGTGCGCCTCTCGTGTCCCGTCGGGATACCTGATCGGTCTGGTGGAGGAGGGGATTCCTCTCGTCTTGATCAACCGCGTGCTGAGGCACCCGGCCGCCGCCGCGGTGGTGACCGACGGAGAGGGGGGTGGCCGCCGCGCGACCGCTCACCTGATTGGGCTCGGGCACCGGCGCATCGCGTATCTGGCCGGGCCGTCGAAGTCGTCTTCCCACCGCAGTCGCCTCCGGGGATACAGGAACGCCCTCTTGGACGCAGGTATCGGCTTCGCCCCAGAGCTTGTGGCCGGGGGTACCGCTTCGATCGCGGCCGGCCGCGGCGCCATGGCAGCGCTGCTGAGTCTCAGGCGGCCCCCAAGCGCGGTCTTCGCCTTCGATGACCTCATGGCGATCGGCGCGCTGGAAGAAATCCGCCGTGCGGGACGCCGTGTGCCGGAGGATGTTGCCATAGTCGGATTCGATGACATTGACCTGGCCGCGCACGTTGACCCTCCGCTCACCACGATGGCGCAGCCCAAGGCGGAGATGGGCCGGCTGGCCGCGGACCGGCTGCTCGACGCCGTTGGGGCGCAATCACCCCCACAGAGCAGGATCGTGACCTTGATGCCTGAGCTCGTGATACGGCGGTCGTGTGGCGGCAAGATACCATCGGACAGGGAGG contains the following coding sequences:
- a CDS encoding LacI family transcriptional regulator, with the translated sequence MPRPTRASPPTIKQVASLSGVSTKTVSRVINGAPYVSDDTRRRVTTAIERLNYRPNALARGLVTRRSRTIGLVIADIVNPFFPPLVRAVEDATAARGYNVVLCDTDEDPARERAVISVLLERQVDGLILCASRVPSGYLIGLVEEGIPLVLINRVLRHPAAAAVVTDGEGGGRRATAHLIGLGHRRIAYLAGPSKSSSHRSRLRGYRNALLDAGIGFAPELVAGGTASIAAGRGAMAALLSLRRPPSAVFAFDDLMAIGALEEIRRAGRRVPEDVAIVGFDDIDLAAHVDPPLTTMAQPKAEMGRLAADRLLDAVGAQSPPQSRIVTLMPELVIRRSCGGKIPSDREAVS